In Syntrophorhabdaceae bacterium, the genomic window ACATAGCGATGCAGCGCATTTTCAAAAACCAGATTCCGACCGTCGAATACGATACCGACCAGGTAGACGTCCGGAAAATGGATCTGCCGGGTGCCCAGCGGAAAACGGAGTTGTTCGTACATCTCATGGAAGCGCATAAGAAAGGAGGTGCATGATATATGGAGAAGAAGGGCTCAGATGCAATAATCGAACGTTTTCGCCAGATAACTGAGAATACACCTGAATACGCCAGGTCCCTTAAGGAGAAAGGGCGGCTTTTAGCCGGATATATGTGCACTCACGTTCCCGAGGAAATTCTCTATGCAGCCGGAATTGTACCGCTGAGAATCCTCAGCTCCCATGAGTCACAGGCAATGACGAGGGGCTATATCCATGAGACATACTGCTCCTTTTCCCATGATTGCGCCTACCAGGGGCTGCAACACAATTATGATTACTTAGACCTGATCGTGACGAGCAGCAGCTGCATCCATATGGGTGAAGCGTTCAACGTGTGGGTGAGGTTTGCAGGATTCCAGGAAAAGAGCTATCTCATGCAGTATCCTCATATCATACACACGAAACCTGCCGGTGGGTTCATGGTGGAGTCTTTTAAACAGTTTAAAGAATTCGTTGAGAAGCTTGCGAAAAAACCCGTAACAGATGATGACATAGAGAAGGCGATCAAAGTCTATAATCACAACAGAAGACTCCTTAAACGGCTCTGGGAGTTCCTGAGGCGTGATAAGCCGGCTATAACAGGCCCGGAAGTCGCGACTGTGACCCTGGCTTCACAGCTGA contains:
- a CDS encoding 2-hydroxyacyl-CoA dehydratase family protein, which codes for MEKKGSDAIIERFRQITENTPEYARSLKEKGRLLAGYMCTHVPEEILYAAGIVPLRILSSHESQAMTRGYIHETYCSFSHDCAYQGLQHNYDYLDLIVTSSSCIHMGEAFNVWVRFAGFQEKSYLMQYPHIIHTKPAGGFMVESFKQFKEFVEKLAKKPVTDDDIEKAIKVYNHNRRLLKRLWEFLRRDKPAITGPEVATVTLASQLMDKQECNVMLEQLIERLEAEPGKAPSGVRLMVTGGACDDLGVFDLIEHLNYSASLVFIDSCTAARYFWFEVPEDRPDKLKALAEGYIGKIPCPAKDNVPGTGEKKRFRFVQQFIEDFKPDGVVFLYQRFCSPQPMDVVGLKPVLDKLGIPSTELELDTTLPITQFRTQLEALVETIKGVTP